ACTTGCCCAATTTCGGTGCGATAGCCCGCGTCGATTTCCGGGTCGTAACGAAAGCGCTGCTCCGAACCAGCTTCGCGCCACACGTGCGGCACGAGCAAGCAAAGCTCCACATCCGGCAACTCGGCAAGCGCTTTGATTTTTTTCCGATATTCCGCCACAACGGCAGCGTGCCAAATACGAAGAACTTTCATGCTATTTTCAACCTGTTTTCCGCTTGATTTTCCAAAAAATTGAAGATACGCTTTCACTTGCGGCTTATGAAAATCTTGCTGGTTGTAAGTTTGCGCAAAAATTATAACGAAGCGCCTAATTTAGACAACCTGAATCCGAGCGTTGAGCGGAGCCGAAACGTGCGGTTTTTTTGGCCTTCAGCTCCGCTACCGATGACAAAAAAGCCGCTGTCATGCTAAGCCATCCTCCGGCGAAGTATCTATACATCCGGGCGACTTTGGAGTCTTCGGCGAAGAAGCCTCAGAATGACAAATTACGGTTGGCCTTTTTCTACTTTGGAAAAATTACCCACTCACCGATACATTAAAAGTGTTTAAATCATGCTGCTCTTAGCTATAAAAGTCATGGCGGCAAATTCTTATGGTTTAAAGTTGATTATCGCTTTTAAGAACGGTATCTTTCATTTTCATTCAAAAATGACTTTTCATCAATTTCAAACTTGATTTTGCGTGGCTGAAAAAATCACTTCGCGAGCGCAAGACTACTCGCAATGGTATATTGATATTGTTCGTTTTGCAAAGCTGGCTGACTATTCCGATGTGCGCGGCTGCATGGTCATTCGTCCGAACGGCTATGCGATTTGGGAAAAAATGCAAGCCGCCCTTGATCGCATGTTTAAAGAAACCGGCCATGTCAATGCCTACTTTCCGCTGTTTATCCCCGAAAGTTTTATTCAAAAGGAAGCCGAACACATTGAAGGCTTCGCGCCCGAGTGCGCCGTTGTGACGCACGGCGGCGGCGAGGAACTTCAGGAAAAACTTTATGTTCGCCCGACTTCCGAAACCATCATTTGGTCGTCTTATAAAAAATGGATTCAATCGTATCGCGATTTGCCGATTCTCATTAACCAATGGGCAAATGTGGTTCGTTGGGAAATGCGCACGCGGCTGTTTTTGCGCACCACCGAATTTCTCTGGCAAGAAGGCCACACCGCGCACGCCACCGAAACCGAAGCCAAAGAAGAAGTGCTTCGCATGATTGAAGTGTATCGGCATTTTGCGGAAGAATACATGGCCATTCCGGTAATTGTCGGCATGAAAACCGAATCCGAGAAATTTGCTGGCGCGCACGAAACTTTCTGCATCGAAGCCATGATGCAAGACGGCAAAGCGCTTCAGGCTGGAACGTCGCACCATTTGGGACAAAATTTCGCCAAAGCGTTTGATTGCAAATTTCAAACCAAAGACGGCTCGCTCGAGTATGTTTGGGCGTCCAGTTGGGGCGTTTCCACGCGCTTAATCGGCGCACTGATTATGGCTCACTCCGACGACAAAGGCCTCGTTTTGCCGCCAAAACTGGCTTCGCGCCAAGCCGTGATTGTCCCGATTTTGAAGGGCGATAAAGCAGCCGTTTTGGAAAAAGCTGTCGAATTGGAAAAAATGCTGAAAGCCGCTGGCGTTCAAGTCTTTTTGGATGATTCCGAGCAAAACACGCCCGGCTGGAAGTTTGCCGAATACGAATTGCAAGGCATTCCGGTTCGCATCGAGCTCGGGCCGCGCGATGTCGCTGCAGGAAAATGCGTGGTCGCTCGCCGCGATACGTCGGAAAAAGAGACACTTGAGATCGACACGGCGTTCCCGCAAAAAATCAAAGATTTGCTGGATTCGATTCAAACCGGTTTGTTCGAGCGCGCACTGCGTTTTCGTGAGGAGAAAACCAAAGTGGTGACCACCTACGAGGAACTCAAAGCCCAAGTGGAAGTCGGTTTTGCGGTCGCGCATTGGGACGGCACGCCGGAGACCGAAGCCAAAATAAAAGAAGAAACCAAAGCAACCATTCGCTGTTTGCCTGTCTCAAAAGATTTTGCCACGAAATACGGCATCAACACCGAAGGAAAATGCGTTTTCAGCGGAAACCCTTCCAAGCAAATGGTTGTTTTTGCGAAAGCATACTAAGTTAAACCAAAAAGAAAAGGCCTGTTATGTCTGTTATTTCAAAGCCGGAAGATATAGAAAAGCTTCGCCACAGCGGGCGAATTCTCGCCTCGTGCTGCTATCACATGGAAGAGTTGCTCAAACCTGGAACCAGCGCGAAAGATCTGAACACTTTTTGCACGGAGTTTATTCGCAGCTACCATGCTGAGCCAAGCTTCCTCAATTATGCCGGCTTTCCTCATGCGCTTTGCTTTTCGAACAACGATGAAGTGGTTCACGGCCTTTGCACGCCGGAAAAAATCTTGAAGCCCGGCGATGTGCTGAGCGTGGATTTAGGCGTCAATTACGAAGGACTTTTTTCCGATACCGCGGCCACGTATATCATCACTGAAGACGGCATCGACCGTTCATGCAAGTTTCATTTCATCGAATCGTGGAAAGAAACCAAGCCTACCGTTTTGGACGAAGCGCCGCCGCTTGAGCTAAAGCGAAAACGCGAATTGCTGGATGCGACTTCCAAATCGCTCATGAAGGGCATTGCTGTGGTTCGCCATGGTGCAAAAACAGGAGACATTGGACATGCGGTTGGATCTTTTCTGGCAAGTCGCGGCTACGGCAACGTGACGCAGCTTGGCGGACACGGCTTGGGCTACGAAGTGCATTGCGAGCCGTTTATCAGCCACACCGGGCGAAAAGGCACGGGATCGTTCCTGGTGGAAAACATGGTCATTGCCATCGAACCGATGGTAACACTTGGCAAAAGTGGCCAAGTGAGATTTGTCAAAAACAACCAATATGGCTGGGAAGAAATCAAGTCGAAGGATGGCACGATTGCCGCACATTTTGAACACTCGATGCTCGTGACCAAAAAAAGCTGCGAAGTGTTCACGCGCATTCAAGAAAAAGATGTTTTGCCCGTGCAAGCCGAAGTCAGCGAATTGCTGCAAAAGTAAGAAAGACGAATTCTGTTTTGCAAGCATGTTTTATGAAATCAAAAAAGCCGCTCATCAAAGCGGCTTTTTTCGTGAAACATTAATAATTATCTGGATTTCAATACGAGGGATTCAAAATCGTTATTTCACCAACATCATTTTTTTCGTCAGTACATTGCCGTTGAATGAAAGTCGATAGAAGTAAAGCCCACTGGGCAAATTCGCGCTGTTAAACGTTGCTTGGTGCCGCCCCGATGTTTGGCGTTCATCCACAAGCTTTGCGACTTCTCTTCCCAGCAAATCATATACTTTCAAGCTAACTTCACCCACTTCCGAGAGGTAGTAGCTAATCACCGTTGTTGGATTGAAGGGATTTGGATAATTCTGATAAAGCTGAAAATCAGCTGGCTGCGACACGGTTGATTCATAAGCAGAGCTCGTGCCGGTAGTTGCTTCAAACTCAGCAATCACAGGAAGATGGTCGGAGGCTCGCCACAAAGCATCGGCCACACTTGTAGAGACCGCCGTATTGGCCGTGTTGTTGATATCTTTATTTAGCAAATTACCATCATTTCCAAACGGGGTCATACTGTCTGCCACATATTCAATTCGGCTAGCGTCATTCAAATTCTGAGAGGTCAAAATAAAGTCAAAGCGGTCGTCGAGGCCACCCGTTGAGCCGCCATCGCCCAGGTCGGTTGTTCGGGTAGATTGCGTATGAATCGACGCGTAGGTTGAAGAATTGTGCCACGAGCCAGACGCCAACCAGTCTTTGGCGCGCCCGATGTTATTTGTTTCGTCAGCAATCAATTTTTGATAGGCGGGTTCTGCATTATCATACAAGTTTAAATCGCCAACAATAATAAACTCCGAATTTTCCGGCAACTCGTTCAGATAGTTGCGCAATGCGGTCACTTCTCCAAGTCTGGTTTGCTCGTCACTTTCACTACTCGACGCTTTCAAATGGCAGCTATAAATTCGCAAGGTGTCGCTTCCGATTTTAACAACATATTCCCAAAGGTAGCGAGGCGAGGTTTGAATCGTGTTTTGAGAAATCAATGAAACCACGTCGTCACGATAAAACAGCATATTATCCATGTCGGGGCCGTTGATATAAGGCGCTCGTGAAAATGAAATGCTGGTTTCATTTAAAAGTGACAATAATGAATCGGCTGCCGCTTCTTCTTTTATTTCCTGAGTCAGGAAAATATCAGGATTTATCTCATTTATAATGGTTTTAAAATACGATTTCCGACTGTTAAATCCTGATTTATCCAGTTGCAAGCAATTATAAGTTGCCACCTTAAATCTAATCTGAGAAAAGCTTACAATTGGAAAAAAGAATGTCAAACACAAAAAGATTAGTATTTTTTTATACTTCATAGCGTATTCATTTGAAATTATTCAGAAAATACCGTTTGAAATGCGGTTCGTTTAATCGCTTCAATTACCGGCTTAAAAAAGCAAAATTGATTTTTTGCTTGAAAATGATATCGTAAAAAATGTATAAATATTAATAAAATAACTCCCGGAATGGACACCAGTAACACAATAAACCATTCTAATGAACCGAGAATTGAAATTTCATAAAAGGTTTTAACCCCTTTAAAAATCAAATTATCCATTTCAAAAGTAGTGAAGCTCACATAACCTAAAACAATAGCTGCTGCATATAAAATATGCTTCCAAATATTTTTATATCCTCAAATGCGACAGCGCCGATGTAATTTCCAACGGACATTAAAACCAATACCGTTATCATAATATTAGATACAACAACTTCGCCAAGTTGATAAATATCATGACCTAAAAAGTAACCAAGATAAGTAACGCCTAAAATCACAGCACAAGAAGTCATAACAAACCAAACAAGCTGCCGATAAAAATGCTTTTGAGGGTTTGTATTTTCATTTTGAAGAGCAATAAAATACGCAGGCAATCCTATTCCCAATAAGCTTATTAATGCTCCTTTTCTGGGCGTTAATGGATAAATAACATTTAATATCCATGGCAAAATACTTAAAACAACCACAAGCGCATTCTTCGAAAGAAATAAATTTGATACATACATCACCGTATTGACAATTTTATTTCCCTCATCAAATATTCTTGGTAATATTTCGAATTTATTTTTAAGCAGCACAATGTCCGAGACTTCCTTAGAAATGGTGCTCCCTTCCTCCATCGCAATACCCAAATTGGCCTCTTTCAAAGCCAGCAAATCATTTACGCCATCGCCAATCATGGCGGTTTGCTTGTGCTGATGCTTCAGTGCTTTGACCAGCGCCAATTTTTGATCGGGTTTTAGCCTAACAAAAACGGAATGATGCAATACCGATTCTTCAAGCGCCGGCTGCGAAAGCCCTTCAAGCGCTTTGCCACTAATCACTTTGTCCTCTGTCACATCCCAGCCAATCTCGTGCAAAGTCGCCAAAACCGAATCGCCCGAATCGCCCGAAATAATTTTCACGTCGATGTTATTGGCGTTGAATAAATGAAGCGCCGTTCCTGCATCCTGACGAGCTTCATCCTTTAGTGAAATAATTCCTAACGGAATTAAAGGCGCATCTGCGATAGTTTCGATAGACAGATTGCCTTCTATTGGCGTTTTCAATTTTGCAAATAGAAGATTTCGACGGCCTTTCAATTGATTCGTCTCAAAAACGGTTTGAACTCGTAATATTTTTTCAACATCCGTTTTTTTCGTTAGGATGTCATATGCACCCAACAAATATGTTTCCGCGTTCCCATTGAGTTCAAGCTTTAGCGCACTCATTTTTATATCGGATCGAAACGGAATTTCGTCCAGACTTTTCGCCTTCCCTGAAGCCGGAAAAACAGTTAGGGCTTTTAGCGTCGCATTTTGCTCCGAGCTAAGATGGCTAAACTCGCCAAGCAACTTTTCGATGGCCTCTTGGCTCAATTCGCTCACGGAATGAACCGAGGCGACCTTAATATTATTTTGAGTCAGCGTTCCCGTTTTATCCATGCACACCACATTGATGGCTGGAAAAGTGTCAATTGCGTTGATTTTCTGAATAACTGCGCCAATTTTGGCAATTCGTATAATGCCAATCGTGAAAGTAATCGAGGAGAAAAAAACCAGCCCTTCCGGAATCAACGAGGTGGCTATCGTGGAAATTTTTCGCGCGTCTTCAATGGAAAAATGGCCGCTTAAAAGACTTTGAAAAAACTCGTAGAAAACCATCAATACCGTTAGGACAAAGGAAAGCACAAAAAGAAAGTTGATCTTCTTTTGTAGCGGCGAGGTGCTAAACTTAAACTTTTTTGCTTGGCCAGTCAGATGCGCGGCAAAGCTCTCATTTCCAACCTTCTCCGCTTTGTAATAGCCTTGGCCATAAACACAAAAACTGCCCGATAGCAGTTTGTCGCCTGTGGATTTATCTATGGGAATGGACTCTCCCGTAACCAGCGATTCGTCAATTTCCAAACGCTCAGAAGCAAGCACTTTTCCATCAACAACAATTTGATCGCCCGTTTTTAATAAAATCACATCATCTTTGACCACATCATGTTTTGGTACTTTTATCTTTTCACCATTGCGAATGACAAACACTTCCTGATGCTTTAGCAAATCCATTTTTTCTAACGTATTCGCTGCTTTTAGCTCTTGCACAATGGCTATTAGCGTGTTGGCAAATGTGACCGTAATAATTCCGATGGAATCTAAAAAAAGGCGAACATCTTGTGTTTTGAAATAAAAATAGAGAAGAAAAGAAATGACAGTGAGATTAATAATATTAAAAACATTAAAAGCATTACTAAAAAAAATCTCTGACTTACTTTTAACGTGTGTGTTTTTTACATGATTTGTAAGACCTTTTTGAACTCGCTCATTTACTTCAGAAGATGAAAGCCCTTTAATTTTCAAATCATCTTTATTAATCATAAAATATTATGCAACTTCTCGCAATTGTTTCTTATTCGGCGCAGGACTGGTAGTAATAATAGGTTTAATGGCATAGCGACGTTGAAAATTATCATGCGCATCTTTAAAAACAGTCTTGTATTTAAGCAATTCTTTTCCGTAGATAGTGATAATTTGGATATTATCAAGCTTCACCAAAGAAATTCGCTTGTAAGAAATACTTTGTAGAATGCAAAGCTCCAAGTAATTCAAACTAAAAAGAATCCATTCAAAAAAGTTCGGTTTTCTGGTTTTAAAGCCAAATTTCTTAACGGACGACTCATTTAAGTAATAAATAAACCCTCTTATTTTTGTATCAGGATTTACTTTCTTATTTTCCACGTCTTCAGCGAGTTTATATAACCCTTCAACAAGATAACTAAATATTGTTTTCGGGTTTGCTGACTTTAGTTTAAAAAAGTCCCAACTCGTGCCAATGTGAATTTCCAAAACGCGGTAAAAAAGCGGGACGGTGAAAAACATGGGAGAATAATACTTGTAATAACCAACGCGTTTTAGAAAAGGCGTTGTGATATAACGTACAAAGCGATAGACAAATAAGAAAATAAGAAAGTGAATGGCGTAGCTTACCATAATTTCAATAGGTTTGAGATACGTTCTTTCTTCAACATACTGACAGGGCTAAAGATAAGCGAACCAGGCAAATCGCAGATTACAGAATCATTAATTCTTTACTTTCTAATTATTTCTTAACATCCTTGAGCTTATCGCTGAACTTGCTTTTAAATTTCTCCAGCTTTGGAGAAATCACAAAACTGCAATATGGCTGATACAGATGCTGGTTATAGTAATTTTGATGATAGGACTCGGCCTTGAAAAATTTGGTGTATGGCACAATTTCTGTGACAATTGGCTCACGCCATTCACCTGAAGCATTGGCTTTCGCTTTGGAAGCCTCCGCAATTTTCTTTTGCTCATTTGAGTGATAGAAAATTACGGAACGATACTGCGTGCCCTCGTCATTGCCTTGACGATTCAGCGTTGTAGGATTGTGGGTGTGCCAGAAAATCTCCAGCAGCTCTTCGTAAGAAACCTCATTTGGATTGAAAGTGATTTGGGCAACTTCGGCGTGGCCGGTTGCGCCACTGCAAACCTGCTCATAGGTTGGTTTTTCAACCTCGCCGCCAGCATAGCCAGAAACAACCGATAAAACCCCGTTGACTCGCTGAAAAACCGCTTCGACGCACCAAAAACATCCTGCGCCAAAAGTTGCCGTATCAAGTCCAGATTTTGATTCATTTACAGATAATGAGTCGCTCATGTTGGTTGTGTTTGTTTTTGATTCTGTGTTGCACGAAAAAAAGATGAGTGCGAAAAGCAATACCATGATACGCATAATTCTATTAAGTTTGATTTATCATCAAACATTGGTTTTGGTGTAATACGTTTTTGTAGAAAGGAATTTGGATAGGTGGCTTGATAAATTCATAACTAACAATAAGTTCAAGCCACTGGATACGCAAAAAAGTATTACATTTGTTCTCTTATAAATCGCTCAACTAAAAGACCTCAACATGAAAACTGAACTTCAGCATTTTTTTGAAGAAAAAACACTTACAAGCCTCATCCTCATAGCATTAATTGTTAGGTTGTTAGCTGCAATTTTTTCGAAAGGTTTTGGCATGTTCGATGACCACTTTTTAGCAATTGAGGTGGCACAGCGATGGGCTGACGGATATAATGATTGGTTCAACAGGGGAATTCCTGCTGGCCATAGCATTATTTATCCGGGTCTTCATTATTTGCTGTTCAAATTTTTGGATGCCATGTCGTTGACAGACCCTCAAGATAAAATGTTAATTGTTCGGTTAATTCACGCAGTCTATTCAACCCTAACAGTTGCCTTTGCCTATAAAACAACAGAAATCCTTTCAGGAAAAAGCGCCGCGAAAACAGTAGGATTGATAATCGGATTGTTCTGGGTTTTCCCATTTATGAGTGTGCGAAATCTTATTGAGTTTGTGTGTATTCCACCGTTAATGATTTCATTCTATTACATTGCTAAAAACGAGAAGGAAAAAACATATCTAAATACCTTATTAGCAGGTGTTTTTATGGGATTCTCGTTCATGTTTCGCTATCAGATTTTGCTTATTTTAGGTGGTGTCGGGTTAGTTTTTTTATTTAGAAAAGAAGTAACCAATGCTTTTCTCTACGGCATTGGTTTTCTTATTTCAGCCTTTCTAACGCAAGGAGTTGTGGATTGGATTGCTTGGGGCTATCCATTTGCAGCCATTTATGCCTACTTTGACTATAACCTTCATCATTCACAAAATTATCCATCTGGATTTTTAGGACTCTACACGTTGCTTTTACTAGGGGTTTTTATCCCTCCTACCAGTTTCTTATATGCTTGGGGATATTTTAAGTCTTTCAAGAAGTACGTTATCCTGGCATTTCCCGCACTGATTTTTTTAATATTTCACTCAATTTTTCCCAACCAACAAGAACGATTTGTTTTACCAGCTACGCCATTATTTATTATTTCAGGAGTGATTGGATTTCAAGAGTTGCAGAAAAAATATCAATTTATTTCAAGAGATAGTAAGATTTTGAAAGCTGCTCATATCTGGTTTTGGACAATAAATATAATTTTATTATTTGCATTTACTTTTCATTATAGTAAAAAATCACGTGTAGAAACTGTGTATTATTTTCATAACAAACCAGATGTGCACGCCATTATATTTGACCATGCGAGACAACCACCTATATTTTATATGGATAAATGGGTTGAATATTATCGCGTTGAAAATTCAGAAGATTGGCATAAACTAAAAACAAAAATTCAAAACAAAGAAATTATCAAACCAAATTACGCAGTATTTTTAGGGCAAAAGAATATAGAAGAACGAGTTAAAACCATGAATGAAGTGCTAAATGTGAAAACAGAAATTGAAAAAGAAATTGAACCAAGCTTTTTAGATAATATTCTTTACCGCTTAAATCCTAAAAGGAATAGAAATAGGACGAGTTATATTTATAAAATAGATTGGTAGATATTTCTGTACTACTGATTTCTTTCACGAAAGAAAAACATGGTTCAAATACTTATTGCACCTGATAGTTTCAAAGGTACATTTTCTGCTTTGCAAATAGCACTGCTTATCGAATCATGCATTCCTAACGGTGAAGTGCACAAAACTTTGCTTCAACCACTCGCTGATGGCGGCGAAGGCACATTGGAAATTCTTGCTGCTGCATACAATGCAAAAACGGTTTCGGCGCAAGTTACAGGCCCTTTTGGCAATCAGGTTGAAGCAAAATATGCGGTTTCCGATAGCCTCGCGCTGCTCGAAATGGCCGAAGCCTCTGGGCTTTGTCATGCAAAAAATGGAATATTAAAACCTGAAATTGCAACAACTTATGGCACGGGAGAACTCATCACAAAAGTAGCGCATGAAGGGTTTCAGAAAATTATTTTGGGACTCGGGGGAAGTGCAACCGTTGATGGTGGCGCCGGTGCACTGCAAGCGCTTGGCGCGGTTCTGACCAATAAGCAGGGGAAAACGATTTCGTTTGGAAATCAAGGATTGGGCGATTTAGAACATGCCCATTTTGAAAACGCTATTTCTAACCTAACAAAATCATGCTTGATTTTAGCAACGGATGTAACCAATCCACTGTTAGGAGAAAATGGTGCGGTTTATGTTTACGGCAAACAAAAAGGCGTGCGCGAAGAGGATTTACCCGCATTTGAATCAAGAATGCGGCGTTTCGCTGAATGTGTTGAGCGTGCGCAGCAAGAGAGCTTTCGCAACAAACCAGGCTCGGGCGCGGCAGGCGGGCTGGCGTTTGGACTCATGGCAATCGGCGGCGAAGTGGCTTCCGGTTTTCAACTGATTGCTGAACACGTTCGGCTGGAAGAAAAAATCCAATACGCAGATTTGGTGATTACCGGAGAGGGAAAATTTGATCGCAGTTCGCTTTGCGGCAAAGTGACGGGAAGCGTGATTCAGCTTTGTGCAAAATATCAAAAGCCATGCTATGTGATTTGTGGAACAGCAGAAACCGTGTCGCCCGAAATGCTCGCGCCCGATGTAAAAATTGTTCCGCTTTTTTCTCACCAAAATATAGGCGCCGCCGATTTAAAAACCGAAACAGCAAATCGATTGAAGAGCATCATTGCCACGCTGATGAAAGCGGCTTTCAAAAGCTGAAAAGCAAAAGGCCGGCATGAAACCGGCCTTTTTATTCAAAATGAACTTTTCGGATTATTCCACCACAACGGATTCATCGTCTCTGACAAAGGTATCGTCTACCAATTCAAATTCAGGACTTGGGCCATCCTTCGTGCATTGCATATCGGCAACCCATGTGCTGCTGCTAAAGTCGTTGTTGTAGCTTTCAAATGTCACTTGATAATGAACATCGACACCGTTTACCTGAGTCACGGCATTTGGATATTTGTTTGCTAAAAGCACCTTCATTGCATCCACCAAACGGCGGATAATCAATTTGTTTGCCTCAGTTTCAGAAAGGCCACTAAAGTTTTCCGAATCATATTGTTCTCGTTTGGAAATTCTCAAATCAAAGTTGGAGTAATACGCGCTTGCACCGGAATAAAACTCAGCCGTTCCGTAAGAATCCACGTATTTGTCATCGCGTTGATCGACAATGAGTTGGTAATCCGACGAGGTCATGGTAAAGCTGACCGTTGGATCAAACACCCATTTTCCACGAGAAGAAGAGACAAGAAACTGCTGGGTTTGCTGATCGATGTAGTTATAAGACGACGTCCAAGCACCGCTTTCATAGGTCATTTGAGTGGCTAAAGTCGAAGTGCTTTCGCCGTCGTAGAACTTATAAACAATCGTTTTGGAAACACCTTCTCCCGAGCCTGGATATTTGTATTCCATAAAGTTCGGCAGATAATCATTCGGCAAAGCGGAAGCGGAGAAGTTGTCATACGTGCCTGGCGTTCCCATTCTATCATAATCCGAAGCATTCAGGTAATACGCCTCATCGACAATCGCCCATGTTCCGTTTTCGTAGCGATATAAGGTTTTGGTGGTCACAGGATCGGAGCCAACAACCGGCGTTCCAGGATAAGGAATGCTAATGTTGTCAACTTCCCAAGTAGTGGCACTCGAAGTGGTGGATTTATACCGCAATCCGATGTAGACACTTTTTTCATCCTTGTAATCAGAAAGGTCGACCGTATCAACTTTGACAAAAGTCCAATCAGAACCGCTGGCTCTGTTTGTCAAAGTAAGTTTTGTCCAGGTTGCACTGCTCGGATCGCCCGATCCAGAATAGTCCGTAGAGAGATAAGCTTCGTGCCTGTAAGCAAGAGAATCCGTTCCATAATTAATGGCTTCAACAAAGCTGAATTTGAGTTCATCTTTGACGGAAAAATTCATTTTTGGAGAAATCAACCAATCCTCATTGGCCAACGCGCCACCGGAATAGCCGCTCATTTTAGCGCACGGCGCGGGTTCGCCATAAGAAGTTGTTCCCCAAACTTGAGCCCCAGAAACGCTATAAGACGAGAACTTTCCGAGATCATCGTCAAACGTTTCAACATAGAAATCTTTGATGGACGCGGTATCGATGATCGGCGTGACATCCGATTCCTGATATGAAACCAAAATCAGTTGTCCTTCTTCTGGACTTTCCACCTCGTCGCTCAAAATATCCGGCAAATAAACCTTCGCTGGATAGGTCGGCGAGAAATAGCCAGCTGTTCCAACTTCATAGTTTACTGAGGCATACGCTTCATCTGAAAGCGTAATTGTTTCGGCTTGGGTGTATTCCTCTAAATCGTCGGGAACTTCCCCATTGTAATCAAACGTGATCAGCGCGCTTGAACCAATGCCATACGCCGTATATTCCTCGCCAAGCAAAAGCGGGACATATTTTGCTGCGGTGATCTCGTCCGTAAAGAAATGATTGGCCGCGATAAAAGCCGCATCTGCCGAATCGGCTGCATCGTTACTTTTTGCAAGGCTGGCTATGGTGTTATAGTCATCACTTGTTAAAGTGAGCGTGATGCTGCCTTTGTAGCCGGTTCTTTTTTATCCAACTCATCATAAAGCTCCTCATTCGGATCGCAAGCGCCTAAAAAGAGCAAGCTGAGAAGCGTTAATAGAGATAAAAACTTTCTATTCAGGGTCATTTTTGTCTCCTTTTATGGGTTAAAATTTAAGTCTTAAAGTTGCCGACCAGGTTCTTCCAAAACCATAATAGACCGGGGAGGTCGCTGCATCGTGGTCGTCACCGTCGGAAGCTTCAGAAATGTATTCGGTATCGAACAGGTTATCCACGTTGCCGGTTAAGGTTG
Above is a window of Chloroherpeton thalassium ATCC 35110 DNA encoding:
- the proS gene encoding proline--tRNA ligase, producing MAEKITSRAQDYSQWYIDIVRFAKLADYSDVRGCMVIRPNGYAIWEKMQAALDRMFKETGHVNAYFPLFIPESFIQKEAEHIEGFAPECAVVTHGGGEELQEKLYVRPTSETIIWSSYKKWIQSYRDLPILINQWANVVRWEMRTRLFLRTTEFLWQEGHTAHATETEAKEEVLRMIEVYRHFAEEYMAIPVIVGMKTESEKFAGAHETFCIEAMMQDGKALQAGTSHHLGQNFAKAFDCKFQTKDGSLEYVWASSWGVSTRLIGALIMAHSDDKGLVLPPKLASRQAVIVPILKGDKAAVLEKAVELEKMLKAAGVQVFLDDSEQNTPGWKFAEYELQGIPVRIELGPRDVAAGKCVVARRDTSEKETLEIDTAFPQKIKDLLDSIQTGLFERALRFREEKTKVVTTYEELKAQVEVGFAVAHWDGTPETEAKIKEETKATIRCLPVSKDFATKYGINTEGKCVFSGNPSKQMVVFAKAY
- a CDS encoding type I methionyl aminopeptidase; the encoded protein is MSVISKPEDIEKLRHSGRILASCCYHMEELLKPGTSAKDLNTFCTEFIRSYHAEPSFLNYAGFPHALCFSNNDEVVHGLCTPEKILKPGDVLSVDLGVNYEGLFSDTAATYIITEDGIDRSCKFHFIESWKETKPTVLDEAPPLELKRKRELLDATSKSLMKGIAVVRHGAKTGDIGHAVGSFLASRGYGNVTQLGGHGLGYEVHCEPFISHTGRKGTGSFLVENMVIAIEPMVTLGKSGQVRFVKNNQYGWEEIKSKDGTIAAHFEHSMLVTKKSCEVFTRIQEKDVLPVQAEVSELLQK
- a CDS encoding T9SS type A sorting domain-containing protein, with translation MATYNCLQLDKSGFNSRKSYFKTIINEINPDIFLTQEIKEEAAADSLLSLLNETSISFSRAPYINGPDMDNMLFYRDDVVSLISQNTIQTSPRYLWEYVVKIGSDTLRIYSCHLKASSSESDEQTRLGEVTALRNYLNELPENSEFIIVGDLNLYDNAEPAYQKLIADETNNIGRAKDWLASGSWHNSSTYASIHTQSTRTTDLGDGGSTGGLDDRFDFILTSQNLNDASRIEYVADSMTPFGNDGNLLNKDINNTANTAVSTSVADALWRASDHLPVIAEFEATTGTSSAYESTVSQPADFQLYQNYPNPFNPTTVISYYLSEVGEVSLKVYDLLGREVAKLVDERQTSGRHQATFNSANLPSGLYFYRLSFNGNVLTKKMMLVK
- a CDS encoding HAD-IC family P-type ATPase, whose translation is MINKDDLKIKGLSSSEVNERVQKGLTNHVKNTHVKSKSEIFFSNAFNVFNIINLTVISFLLYFYFKTQDVRLFLDSIGIITVTFANTLIAIVQELKAANTLEKMDLLKHQEVFVIRNGEKIKVPKHDVVKDDVILLKTGDQIVVDGKVLASERLEIDESLVTGESIPIDKSTGDKLLSGSFCVYGQGYYKAEKVGNESFAAHLTGQAKKFKFSTSPLQKKINFLFVLSFVLTVLMVFYEFFQSLLSGHFSIEDARKISTIATSLIPEGLVFFSSITFTIGIIRIAKIGAVIQKINAIDTFPAINVVCMDKTGTLTQNNIKVASVHSVSELSQEAIEKLLGEFSHLSSEQNATLKALTVFPASGKAKSLDEIPFRSDIKMSALKLELNGNAETYLLGAYDILTKKTDVEKILRVQTVFETNQLKGRRNLLFAKLKTPIEGNLSIETIADAPLIPLGIISLKDEARQDAGTALHLFNANNIDVKIISGDSGDSVLATLHEIGWDVTEDKVISGKALEGLSQPALEESVLHHSVFVRLKPDQKLALVKALKHQHKQTAMIGDGVNDLLALKEANLGIAMEEGSTISKEVSDIVLLKNKFEILPRIFDEGNKIVNTVMYVSNLFLSKNALVVVLSILPWILNVIYPLTPRKGALISLLGIGLPAYFIALQNENTNPQKHFYRQLVWFVMTSCAVILGVTYLGYFLGHDIYQLGEVVVSNIMITVLVLMSVGNYIGAVAFEDIKIFGSIFYMQQLLF
- the msrA gene encoding peptide-methionine (S)-S-oxide reductase MsrA codes for the protein MVLLFALIFFSCNTESKTNTTNMSDSLSVNESKSGLDTATFGAGCFWCVEAVFQRVNGVLSVVSGYAGGEVEKPTYEQVCSGATGHAEVAQITFNPNEVSYEELLEIFWHTHNPTTLNRQGNDEGTQYRSVIFYHSNEQKKIAEASKAKANASGEWREPIVTEIVPYTKFFKAESYHQNYYNQHLYQPYCSFVISPKLEKFKSKFSDKLKDVKK